In a genomic window of Brassica rapa cultivar Chiifu-401-42 chromosome A10, CAAS_Brap_v3.01, whole genome shotgun sequence:
- the LOC103844151 gene encoding uncharacterized protein LOC103844151 has protein sequence MCLFRPVWKAYSSSSYSPIFSTRMMNCMLLSVLFSFVYLLASLSISMLQSKDNINSYFSSSQDQPQSLTEIDHIVFGIGSSLNSWPARRDYVKLWWDTQRMRGCVFVDQPLSALENNTDSHLLHPICVSEDTSRFRYTCAGGDRRAIRIARCVLETVRMFNTSAHEVRWYVFGDDDTIFIPKNLARTLSKYDHRSWYYIGAASEIYESNRVFGNDMAFGGGGIALSSSLANVLAKNFDSCIERYPYLYGGDSRIHACVLELGVGLSHEPGFHQFDLNGNALGILTSHSTRPLVSLHHMSHLDPLFPNSTTFSAVQHLFSAVELDPLRILQLSVCYDRRYSWTISVSWGYTVQIESRHMFVRDVLRTQQTFRPWQNFGGLASVYTFNTREFNPDPCKRPVTFFMEYVSSHPGDGTMKSVYKQAYENCTYDPTSSPRKIEEIRVFSTRLDPHIRQLKAPRRQCCDILHNSTEGKVMEIAIRECKEDEFIYMQP, from the exons ATGTGTCTCTTCCGACCCGTATGGAAGGCTTATTCTTCATCCTCTTATTCTCCAATTTTCTCAACCCGTATGATGAATTGCATGCTACTTTCTGTTTTATTTTCCTTTGTCTACCTTCTTGCCTCCCTCTCCATATCAATGCTTCAGTCTAAAGACAATATTAATTCCTACTTCTCATCTTCTCAAGATCAACCTCAGAGCCTTACAGAGATCGATCACATTGTCTTTGGGATCGGATCGAGCTTGAACTCGTGGCCTGCACGTAGAGATTATGTTAAGCTTTGGTGGGATACTCAAAGAATGAGAGGGTGTGTATTTGTTGACCAACCTCTCTCGGCTTTGGAGAACAACACAGATTCTCATCTTCTCCATCCGATTTGTGTTTCTGAAGATACGTCACGGTTTAG ATACACTTGCGCAGGAGGCGACAGACGCGCGATTAGAATCGCGCGGTGCGTTTTAGAAACTGTAAGAATGTTTAATACCTCTGCACATGAAGTAAGATGGTACGTGTTTGGAGACGACGACACGATATTCATCCCGAAAAATCTTGCAAGAACACTCTCTAAGTATGACCACAGATCTTGGTATTACATAGGAGCTGCCTCAGAGATTTATGAGTCGAACAGGGTGTTTGGAAACGACATGGCGTTTGGCGGTGGAGGAATCGCTTTAAGCAGTTCGTTAGCTAACGTTTTAGctaaaaattttgattcttgCATCGAACGGTATCCATATTTGTACGGAGGAGACTCTAGGATTCATGCTTGTGTGCTTGAGCTTGGAGTTGGTTTGTCTCACGAACCTGGCTTCCATCAG TTTGATCTGAATGGAAATGCATTGGGAATATTGACCTCACATTCAACGAGACCATTGGTGTCTCTACATCACATGTCCCACCTTGATCCACTTTTCCCAAACTCAACCACTTTCTCAGCCGTCCAACACCTCTTCTCCGCCGTAGAACTTGATCCTCTCCGTATACTTCAACTCTCCGTTTGCTACGACCGTCGGTACTCTTGGACCATCTCTGTCTCCTGGGGATATACTGTTCAG ATTGAGAGTAGGCATATGTTTGTACGTGATGTTTTGCGAACACAACAAACGTTCCGACCATGGCAAAATTTCGGCGGGTTGGCAAGTGTGTACACATTCAACACAAGAGAGTTTAATCCTGATCCCTGTAAAAGACCTGTCACTTTCTTCATGGAATATGTTTCCTCTCATCCCGGTGATGGAACTATGAAAAGTGTGTATAAGCAAGCTTACGAGAATTGCACTTATGATCCCACTTCATCGCCCCGCAAAAttgaagagattagagtgttcTCAACAAGACTCGATCCCCATATCAGACAA TTGAAGGCTCCGAGAAGACAGTGCTGTGATATTTTACATAATTCGACCGAAGGAAAAGTAATGGAAATTGCGATTCGAGAATGCAAAGAGGATGAATTCATCTATATGCAACCCTAG